A window of Hyphomicrobiaceae bacterium contains these coding sequences:
- a CDS encoding acyl-CoA dehydrogenase family protein, which produces MRPAFDEAEELSLLRGTLRRFVNDRMLRPEAARWDAESIFPVEVFRELAALGVFGLTIPEEYGGAGRNIPATMVVIEELSRRSIAMSIPYVLAACYGGMNILECGSEDQKRTLLPKCATGELMLAFGVTEPDVGGDVASVKTTARRTGDVIKVNGTKRYITGANIADYIYTLVRSDETLPRYKNLSILLIPRTAKGVEIRKLDMLGLRSGAWTTEIILDDVEVSAQDIVGGEPGWNKGWSYIAGPGLDVEKLEVGAIALGIAEAAVDDAWEYAETRKQFGKPISNYQNIRHMLADARTDLHACRLMLYSAAGLAQAGRPCGIESSMAKLFICERAKQVVLNCQLIFGAYGCDLDLDMQRYVRDILILPIAGGSSAIQRNNLANRMRLRL; this is translated from the coding sequence ATGAGGCCGGCGTTTGATGAGGCGGAGGAGCTGTCGCTGCTGCGTGGCACCCTGCGCCGTTTTGTAAATGACCGCATGTTGAGGCCTGAAGCAGCGCGATGGGATGCAGAATCGATCTTTCCCGTCGAGGTGTTTCGCGAACTTGCAGCGCTTGGAGTGTTCGGCCTAACGATTCCGGAGGAATATGGCGGGGCTGGACGAAACATTCCGGCCACGATGGTCGTAATCGAGGAATTGTCGCGACGCAGCATCGCGATGTCGATACCTTACGTACTCGCTGCCTGCTATGGCGGCATGAACATCCTCGAGTGCGGGAGTGAAGACCAGAAGCGCACATTGCTTCCAAAATGCGCTACCGGCGAATTGATGCTCGCGTTCGGTGTAACTGAACCGGATGTTGGTGGTGACGTAGCCAGCGTCAAGACCACTGCCAGGCGCACTGGTGACGTGATCAAGGTCAATGGAACAAAGCGGTATATCACCGGGGCCAATATCGCAGACTACATCTATACCCTAGTCCGGTCCGACGAGACCTTGCCAAGATACAAAAATCTTTCAATCCTGCTGATCCCGAGAACCGCGAAGGGAGTCGAGATCCGCAAGCTGGACATGCTCGGGCTACGAAGCGGCGCCTGGACCACCGAAATCATCTTAGACGACGTCGAGGTGTCGGCCCAGGACATCGTGGGTGGAGAGCCGGGCTGGAACAAGGGCTGGTCGTACATCGCTGGACCTGGCCTCGATGTCGAGAAGCTCGAAGTTGGCGCGATCGCTCTGGGAATCGCCGAGGCGGCTGTCGACGACGCCTGGGAATATGCTGAGACGCGCAAGCAATTCGGAAAGCCCATCAGCAACTATCAAAACATCCGGCATATGCTTGCCGATGCCAGAACGGACCTGCACGCGTGCCGATTGATGCTGTACAGCGCGGCAGGTCTGGCGCAGGCCGGACGCCCTTGCGGAATCGAGAGCTCCATGGCGAAGCTGTTCATCTGCGAGCGGGCAAAACAGGTCGTTCTTAACTGCCAACTGATCTTCGGCGCATATGGATGCGACCTTGATTTGGATATGCAGCGGTACGTGCGGGACATCCTTATTCTTCCGATCGCTGGCGGGTCGTCGGCCATTCAACGAAATAACCTAGCAAACAGAATGCGCCTTCGTCTCTAG
- a CDS encoding AMP-binding protein, whose translation MTNQAELLRKLTEEGESVVARLRKWAAETPDRRFFFYGEDRTGLSFRQFDEVTDCVAGNFAARGIRKGDRVAILARNQKLSVLSMFAIWKAGAVFCPINFNYTGALLHSLILDLEPSLLIADDEAKPAIDEVLRLGRGLADIKRIVIDCPGQLRSIPNHASAEVPVLESWSAYLEPSQAPPIDLDFDDIANIIYTSGTTGPSKGVLQTHRWINQMTFFLRKLLTPDDVIYNDLPLYHIGGAICNVARAAWVGCEVACWDRFSVSDFWDRIETSSASCAILLDVMIPRLMKAPASIRDRNNTLNKVNLQPLPLNHNEIARRFGFDVVATGFGQTESGNSLVAYILETDEETGTPSSIRRGMGREGIRRVMEAYDATVVSASEASWKGFMGRETMFVDATILDEHDRECKPGVAGQLAIRPKVPGLLFSGYHRRPEDSLKSMRNFWFHTGDVARKEPSGIFTYIDRMADRIRVRGENISSFQIEDIFNQNPSISICAAFPVPALEGDEDDVVVFVVPSKDVPDLEKGLREWIKTAMPKFMQPKYIRIVDDIPRTPTNKIEKFKLKRMFLEQRANGLSSAGSKG comes from the coding sequence ATGACCAATCAAGCGGAGCTACTCAGAAAACTGACGGAGGAAGGCGAGAGCGTTGTTGCGCGCTTGAGGAAGTGGGCCGCCGAAACACCCGACCGCCGATTCTTCTTTTATGGGGAAGACCGCACCGGTCTGAGCTTCCGGCAGTTCGACGAAGTGACGGATTGCGTTGCTGGAAATTTCGCGGCGAGGGGCATCAGGAAAGGCGATCGTGTTGCGATCTTGGCCCGGAATCAAAAGCTCTCTGTTTTGTCGATGTTTGCGATCTGGAAGGCAGGCGCGGTATTCTGTCCGATCAATTTCAATTACACGGGCGCGCTCCTTCATTCGCTCATTCTGGACCTTGAGCCATCTCTGCTTATTGCGGATGACGAAGCAAAGCCTGCGATTGATGAGGTCTTGCGGCTTGGTCGCGGCCTCGCAGATATCAAGCGAATTGTGATCGATTGTCCCGGACAGCTACGGTCCATTCCCAATCATGCGTCCGCCGAGGTGCCGGTTCTGGAAAGCTGGTCCGCATATCTGGAACCCTCGCAGGCTCCTCCAATCGACCTCGATTTCGATGATATCGCGAATATCATCTATACGTCAGGAACAACTGGACCTTCAAAGGGCGTGCTTCAGACTCATCGCTGGATCAACCAGATGACGTTCTTCTTGCGGAAGCTGCTCACGCCCGATGATGTGATCTACAATGATCTACCACTTTATCACATCGGAGGCGCAATCTGTAATGTTGCACGTGCCGCATGGGTGGGCTGTGAGGTGGCGTGCTGGGACCGCTTCAGTGTGAGCGACTTCTGGGATCGCATCGAAACAAGTTCTGCAAGCTGTGCGATCTTGCTCGATGTCATGATTCCCAGATTGATGAAAGCGCCAGCAAGCATTCGGGATCGCAACAACACCTTGAACAAGGTAAATCTTCAGCCGCTGCCGCTCAATCACAATGAAATCGCCCGGCGGTTTGGATTTGATGTCGTCGCCACCGGGTTTGGCCAAACCGAAAGCGGAAATTCATTGGTCGCTTATATCCTTGAGACCGATGAGGAGACTGGAACACCGTCATCGATCCGGCGAGGCATGGGCCGAGAGGGGATCCGGCGCGTTATGGAGGCGTATGATGCAACCGTGGTTTCGGCATCCGAAGCCTCTTGGAAGGGTTTCATGGGACGCGAAACCATGTTCGTGGACGCGACGATTCTCGATGAACATGATCGAGAATGCAAACCGGGCGTGGCCGGCCAATTGGCGATCCGGCCCAAAGTACCGGGTTTACTGTTTTCCGGCTATCACAGGCGTCCCGAGGACTCCCTCAAATCGATGCGGAATTTCTGGTTCCATACCGGCGATGTGGCACGCAAGGAGCCTAGCGGCATCTTCACCTACATCGACCGGATGGCGGATCGAATCCGGGTGCGCGGCGAGAATATCTCCTCTTTCCAGATAGAGGATATCTTCAACCAGAATCCGTCGATCAGCATTTGCGCTGCATTTCCCGTTCCTGCGCTAGAAGGCGATGAGGACGACGTGGTTGTTTTCGTTGTCCCCTCAAAGGACGTTCCCGACCTGGAGAAAGGTCTACGAGAATGGATCAAGACGGCGATGCCGAAATTCATGCAACCGAAATATATCCGTATTGTTGATGACATTCCGCGCACGCCGACGAACAAGATCGAAAAATTCAAACTCAAGAGGATGTTCCTCGAACAACGCGCCAATGGATTGTCGTCAGCAGGGAGCAAGGGATGA
- a CDS encoding MaoC/PaaZ C-terminal domain-containing protein has translation MKYLEDFKVEQIFAFRTPPLSKDEIISFAREWDPQRLHTDEDYARQIHGGLIASGFQTLLLVFRPIMRDFMTGVANIGGLGFERLSWNAPVRPDEPLDITLKMLAIRPSRTKPDRGVISYRVEARNMAGEPVLTVDTGAMVKRKTVLVS, from the coding sequence GTGAAGTACCTGGAGGATTTCAAGGTCGAACAAATCTTTGCGTTCCGCACGCCGCCCTTAAGCAAGGACGAGATAATTTCGTTTGCCAGGGAATGGGATCCGCAGCGGCTGCACACGGATGAAGACTATGCCAGGCAAATCCATGGCGGTCTGATCGCATCGGGGTTCCAGACACTCCTGCTCGTATTCAGGCCGATTATGCGGGACTTCATGACGGGGGTCGCAAACATCGGTGGTTTGGGCTTCGAGAGGCTATCTTGGAACGCGCCTGTGCGGCCAGATGAACCGCTTGATATCACGTTGAAGATGCTGGCAATTCGGCCCTCCCGAACCAAGCCCGATCGCGGTGTCATCAGCTACCGTGTCGAAGCGCGCAACATGGCAGGAGAGCCCGTGCTGACCGTCGATACCGGTGCAATGGTCAAACGAAAGACAGTACTGGTGTCATGA
- a CDS encoding transglutaminase family protein, with amino-acid sequence MSSADHRPPADPACFTSPSNFIDSDSAEVRAFVKSALRNLSSSASDTEKAIRLFEAVRDGIRYDPYTFELSPDAYRASVVAGAESAFCVPKAILLTACLRAVGIPAALGFADVRNHLNTPKLTELMQTDLFIYHGYVQLWLDGRPYKVTPAFNMELCKRFGVKPLLFDGTSDALFHEFDEKNQRHMEYVHDRGLYVDAPIDEFLAAFKATYPKLEEFNRCRIAGRNAKNFDDGFTPTEEGHRT; translated from the coding sequence ATGTCTAGCGCGGATCATCGGCCGCCGGCGGATCCGGCGTGCTTCACTTCCCCGTCAAACTTTATCGATAGCGACAGCGCAGAGGTGAGGGCTTTCGTAAAGTCTGCTTTGCGCAACCTGAGTTCCAGCGCTTCCGATACCGAAAAGGCAATCCGACTGTTCGAAGCGGTGCGCGATGGGATCCGGTATGATCCCTACACGTTTGAACTGAGCCCCGATGCTTATCGCGCTAGTGTGGTGGCAGGGGCGGAGTCTGCTTTTTGTGTGCCCAAGGCGATCTTGCTGACCGCCTGCCTACGTGCTGTTGGCATTCCCGCTGCATTGGGCTTCGCCGACGTTCGTAACCATTTGAATACGCCAAAGCTAACCGAGCTGATGCAAACGGATCTCTTCATTTACCACGGATACGTGCAGCTGTGGCTCGACGGGAGGCCCTACAAGGTTACGCCGGCCTTCAACATGGAGCTATGCAAGCGCTTCGGAGTAAAGCCTCTTCTCTTCGACGGGACGTCTGACGCTCTGTTTCACGAGTTCGACGAAAAGAATCAGAGGCACATGGAATATGTTCATGACCGGGGCTTGTATGTGGACGCGCCAATTGACGAATTCCTGGCGGCGTTTAAGGCAACCTATCCGAAGCTGGAGGAATTCAACCGTTGCCGGATCGCGGGGCGGAACGCGAAAAACTTTGACGATGGTTTCACTCCGACGGAGGAAGGACATCGGACGTGA
- a CDS encoding carboxyl transferase domain-containing protein produces the protein MRRIVSRVNTQSTEFKANHARMSGLVQALREQQRATRFDRPKRDLERIGRQNKLFVRERLELLIDAGSPFLELSSLAACRSYDGEAPGAGLLTGIGLVNGRQVMVHASDPSVKGGAWYPHSVKKIIRALDIALENHLPVVHLCDSAGGYLPLQHEFFADRQYGGRIFRNQVELSKRGIPQVAVVLGHCTAGGAYVPALSDYNIIVRGNGGIFLGGPPLVKAATGEVVSANDLGGCDVHTRISGTADYPAANEQDAIHLAREIVGEAFPPAQPWLADRIEPEQPFYEPDELYGIIPADRKRSFDVREVIARIVDGSRFHEYQPALGTTLVCGFARVFGWKIGIVANNGVLFSDSSLKAAHFIQLCDRDKVPLLFLQNITGFMIGREYEARGITKDGAKMITAQASVRVPKFTVMVGSSFGAGNYGMCGRAFDPRFLFSWPNSQIGVMGGDQAANTLTDIKRSQLARNGGVADEDEIASMRNAILEDYERHSDAYWSTSELWDDGLLDPADTRNALAVAIAASLHRPLDPLGSGILRL, from the coding sequence ATGCGGCGAATAGTGTCTCGTGTGAATACTCAGAGCACGGAGTTCAAGGCCAATCACGCAAGAATGTCTGGTCTCGTCCAGGCTCTACGCGAACAGCAGCGTGCCACACGGTTCGATCGTCCGAAACGCGATCTTGAACGCATAGGGCGCCAGAACAAGCTCTTTGTCCGTGAGCGGCTCGAGCTTCTCATCGATGCTGGCAGCCCATTTCTCGAATTGTCTTCTCTTGCGGCGTGCCGCAGTTATGACGGGGAAGCGCCGGGTGCCGGTCTGCTAACTGGCATCGGGCTTGTCAACGGCCGCCAGGTGATGGTCCACGCCTCCGACCCGAGCGTCAAGGGAGGTGCCTGGTATCCGCATTCGGTCAAGAAGATCATAAGGGCGCTCGACATCGCCTTGGAAAATCATCTGCCCGTCGTACATCTTTGCGACAGCGCAGGCGGATATCTCCCGCTTCAGCATGAATTCTTCGCGGACCGTCAATATGGCGGACGTATTTTTCGTAACCAGGTCGAGTTGTCAAAGCGCGGCATTCCCCAGGTCGCCGTCGTGTTGGGCCACTGTACTGCGGGGGGTGCTTACGTTCCGGCGTTATCGGATTACAACATTATTGTCCGCGGCAATGGGGGCATCTTCCTGGGCGGTCCGCCGCTCGTGAAGGCGGCAACGGGAGAAGTGGTGTCAGCGAACGACTTGGGCGGGTGCGACGTCCACACACGCATTTCAGGTACAGCTGACTATCCGGCGGCCAATGAGCAAGATGCCATTCATCTTGCCCGCGAGATTGTCGGCGAAGCTTTTCCTCCGGCCCAGCCATGGCTGGCGGATCGAATAGAGCCGGAACAACCGTTTTATGAGCCGGATGAACTCTACGGAATCATTCCGGCAGACCGTAAACGGTCATTTGACGTTCGCGAAGTCATTGCGCGCATCGTCGATGGAAGCAGGTTTCACGAATATCAGCCGGCCCTCGGCACGACCCTGGTCTGTGGTTTCGCGCGAGTATTCGGATGGAAAATCGGCATCGTTGCGAACAACGGCGTTCTCTTCAGTGACAGTTCGCTCAAGGCGGCCCATTTCATCCAGCTATGCGACCGGGACAAGGTTCCGCTTCTCTTTCTGCAGAACATTACAGGATTCATGATCGGGCGGGAGTACGAAGCGCGCGGCATCACCAAAGACGGCGCCAAGATGATCACCGCGCAGGCAAGCGTGAGAGTGCCGAAGTTTACTGTGATGGTGGGGAGCTCGTTTGGTGCTGGTAACTACGGCATGTGCGGCAGGGCGTTCGATCCCAGATTTCTGTTCTCATGGCCGAACAGCCAGATCGGTGTGATGGGTGGCGACCAAGCTGCGAATACGTTGACAGATATCAAGCGAAGTCAGCTCGCGCGAAACGGGGGCGTCGCCGATGAAGACGAAATCGCGTCGATGCGTAATGCAATCCTGGAAGACTATGAACGGCATTCGGATGCCTATTGGTCGACGTCGGAGCTATGGGACGACGGCTTGCTTGATCCGGCCGACACACGAAACGCATTAGCAGTCGCGATCGCCGCATCTTTGCATCGGCCTCTGGACCCTTTGGGATCTGGGATCCTGCGACTATGA
- a CDS encoding acyl-CoA dehydrogenase family protein yields the protein MNLLSYSQSDLVEELRSTARGFSDGEIAPRVEEMDRSDRFPRELWPQMGKLGLFGITAPMEFGGLGLGYLAHVVVTEEISRGSGALGVSYLAHSNLCINQISLNGTTAQKEKYLPKLISGEWVGGLAMSEPEAGSDVVSMRLEATRRGDGYVLNGTKMWITNGPVADLLVVYAKTDRKAGKRGITAFVVERSASGFSVAQTLDKLGNRGSPTGELVFQDCVVPAENVLGKVGGGVRVLMSGLDYERTVGAAIPLGIMQASMDVTLPYVRQRKQFGEPIGSFQLMQGKLADMYTRLSTSRSYLYTVARALDDGIPGSTANRKDAATAYLVCAENGIWVADQALQSFGGNGYINSCPAGRLLRDARLHTIGGGTAEIRRWLIGRELYQESQ from the coding sequence ATGAACTTGCTGAGCTATTCGCAGAGCGACTTGGTGGAGGAACTGCGCTCGACTGCCAGAGGGTTCTCCGATGGTGAGATCGCACCCCGCGTGGAGGAAATGGATCGCTCCGACAGGTTCCCTCGAGAACTCTGGCCCCAAATGGGAAAACTTGGATTGTTCGGCATCACGGCGCCCATGGAATTTGGCGGGCTCGGTCTGGGATATCTCGCGCATGTCGTTGTTACCGAAGAGATCTCGCGCGGGTCGGGTGCGTTGGGCGTGAGCTATCTTGCTCACTCGAACCTTTGCATCAATCAGATTTCCCTGAATGGGACCACGGCACAGAAGGAGAAATATCTGCCGAAACTTATTTCGGGAGAGTGGGTAGGAGGGCTGGCGATGTCGGAGCCCGAGGCAGGATCTGACGTTGTCAGCATGCGCCTCGAGGCTACCCGCCGAGGTGACGGCTACGTGCTGAATGGCACCAAGATGTGGATCACTAATGGGCCCGTCGCTGACCTCCTGGTGGTCTATGCCAAGACTGACCGGAAGGCGGGGAAGCGCGGTATCACCGCCTTTGTCGTCGAAAGGTCGGCAAGTGGCTTCAGCGTTGCGCAGACGCTGGATAAGCTTGGCAATCGAGGTTCTCCCACCGGGGAGCTGGTTTTCCAGGACTGCGTCGTTCCCGCAGAGAATGTGCTGGGAAAGGTCGGTGGTGGTGTCCGGGTCTTGATGAGTGGCCTCGACTACGAGCGGACCGTGGGCGCTGCGATCCCGCTCGGCATTATGCAGGCGTCGATGGACGTAACGCTTCCGTATGTCCGTCAACGAAAGCAGTTTGGCGAGCCGATCGGCAGCTTTCAGCTGATGCAAGGAAAATTGGCCGACATGTACACGCGGTTATCGACGTCGAGGTCCTATCTCTACACGGTTGCGCGGGCACTCGATGACGGGATTCCTGGCAGTACGGCGAACCGCAAGGATGCCGCAACCGCCTATCTGGTATGTGCCGAGAACGGCATCTGGGTCGCGGATCAGGCGCTGCAAAGCTTCGGCGGCAACGGTTACATCAACAGCTGCCCGGCAGGACGATTGCTTCGTGATGCGAGATTGCACACGATCGGCGGTGGAACGGCCGAGATTCGTCGCTGGCTCATCGGTCGCGAGCTTTACCAAGAGTCGCAATAG
- a CDS encoding biotin/lipoyl-containing protein produces the protein MTAVLRSGSEFLAVMAEASGRVMVGRSEVRIENFSRNGGTLAGTLGGTRWKIEVARIGDRIIAWSSGRIWQAEIQLLPVSEIDAAGEHSGQITAPMPGSIVQVHVSPSQPVAAGDVMVTIESMKMETALVAIRDGVVASVLVEAGTTVDRGALLVSFMKQEEAAS, from the coding sequence ATGACTGCGGTGTTGAGGTCAGGTTCCGAGTTTCTGGCGGTCATGGCGGAAGCGTCCGGGCGAGTCATGGTCGGGCGCAGCGAGGTGCGGATTGAGAATTTCAGTCGCAACGGCGGAACGCTGGCGGGTACGCTCGGAGGAACGCGATGGAAAATCGAGGTGGCTCGGATTGGCGATCGGATCATTGCCTGGTCGAGCGGGCGGATCTGGCAGGCTGAGATTCAGCTCCTTCCGGTATCTGAAATCGACGCGGCGGGTGAACACTCGGGCCAGATCACGGCTCCCATGCCCGGCTCCATCGTCCAAGTTCATGTTTCGCCGTCCCAGCCTGTCGCCGCAGGGGACGTCATGGTCACGATCGAAAGTATGAAAATGGAGACGGCGCTGGTCGCGATACGCGACGGGGTGGTCGCGTCCGTCCTCGTCGAAGCCGGAACAACAGTAGACCGCGGAGCCCTATTGGTATCGTTCATGAAGCAGGAGGAAGCGGCTTCATGA
- a CDS encoding long-chain fatty acid--CoA ligase, whose translation MLGLMQDKPLLISDIITYAETYHPLREVIWRTASGSISHSNYSTVAGRAKKLANALRAYGIKTGDRVATLATNSTCHLELYYGVSGIGAILHTVNPRLYDEQLIYIINHAEDRMLFVDPELIPILLRLREQLPRLERIFVLGDVDRSAVENLELESYDDFIEPHPAAIAWPSFDERTASSLCYTSGTTGNPKGVLYSHRSTVLHAMNAAHTNAYGISVHDVAMPLTPMFHVNAGGLPYIAPLCGAALVLVGPKIDGEIMQSLIESERVSFTTGVPTMVTMLMEYLDRSGKRIDSLKRAVIGGSSVPAAMLDRMRTQYGCKIMQLWGMTETSPVGALCTETPAVSVLPEAARREIMLKAGRVLFGMEVKLVGDESLTASSERSRQGALWVRGPWTAKAYFKQEDPPILDKDGWFPTGDVAALDEYGFLQILDRTKDVIKSGGEWISSIDIENMVCGHPEVRQAAVIGVHHPKWEERPLLIIVPVPGSSPTKEGLLDYLRPRIASWWMPDDVVFIDEMPMTATGKIRKTSLREKFESRLMPET comes from the coding sequence ATGCTGGGTCTCATGCAAGACAAACCGCTTCTGATAAGCGATATCATCACATATGCCGAGACTTATCATCCGCTGCGGGAGGTCATATGGCGGACAGCATCGGGATCGATCAGCCATTCGAATTATTCGACGGTCGCGGGGCGCGCAAAAAAGCTCGCCAATGCGTTGCGAGCGTATGGAATCAAGACTGGCGATCGCGTCGCCACGCTTGCCACCAATTCCACGTGCCACCTTGAACTCTACTATGGAGTATCTGGCATCGGCGCGATTTTGCACACTGTCAATCCGCGCCTGTATGATGAGCAGCTTATATACATCATCAATCACGCCGAAGACCGGATGCTTTTCGTGGATCCGGAATTGATTCCCATTTTGCTTCGGTTGAGAGAACAACTCCCGAGGCTGGAGCGAATCTTCGTTCTTGGAGATGTTGACAGGTCTGCTGTCGAGAATTTGGAGCTGGAAAGCTACGACGACTTTATTGAGCCGCATCCTGCAGCGATTGCCTGGCCGAGCTTCGACGAGAGGACCGCATCGTCACTTTGCTATACGTCCGGCACGACTGGGAACCCGAAAGGCGTTCTATACTCCCATCGTTCGACCGTGCTGCACGCCATGAATGCCGCCCACACCAACGCGTATGGGATTTCAGTCCATGACGTCGCGATGCCGTTGACGCCGATGTTTCACGTCAACGCCGGTGGCCTTCCCTATATTGCTCCGCTATGCGGTGCGGCTTTGGTTCTCGTTGGGCCAAAAATTGATGGTGAGATCATGCAGTCTCTTATTGAATCGGAAAGGGTGAGTTTCACCACGGGCGTACCGACAATGGTCACGATGCTGATGGAGTATCTAGATCGCAGCGGAAAGCGTATTGATAGTCTGAAGCGTGCTGTGATTGGCGGCTCCTCCGTGCCCGCGGCGATGCTCGACCGCATGCGAACCCAATACGGCTGCAAGATCATGCAGCTCTGGGGAATGACGGAGACGAGCCCCGTTGGCGCGCTTTGCACAGAAACGCCGGCTGTGTCGGTCCTGCCGGAAGCGGCGCGAAGAGAAATCATGTTAAAGGCCGGGCGCGTGTTGTTTGGAATGGAGGTAAAGCTGGTAGGCGATGAAAGCTTGACCGCTTCTTCAGAACGAAGCCGGCAGGGTGCATTGTGGGTGCGTGGTCCTTGGACGGCGAAGGCGTATTTCAAGCAGGAGGATCCGCCAATATTGGACAAGGATGGCTGGTTTCCCACGGGCGACGTAGCTGCGCTGGACGAGTACGGTTTCCTTCAGATTCTGGATCGCACAAAAGACGTCATAAAATCTGGAGGAGAGTGGATTTCGTCGATCGATATCGAGAACATGGTGTGCGGGCATCCCGAAGTCCGTCAGGCCGCTGTCATCGGCGTGCACCATCCAAAATGGGAGGAGCGGCCCCTGCTGATCATTGTTCCCGTGCCAGGTTCTTCGCCGACAAAGGAGGGCTTGCTCGACTATCTAAGGCCGAGAATCGCAAGTTGGTGGATGCCGGATGATGTCGTGTTCATTGACGAGATGCCGATGACCGCGACTGGGAAAATTCGGAAGACTTCACTACGCGAGAAATTTGAGAGCCGCCTAATGCCAGAAACCTAG
- a CDS encoding SDR family oxidoreductase gives MKYGSVFRPGLFADHHFVITGGGSGIGRCTAHELASLGAHVALVGRDPDRLIAVAAEIESTGAIAPTTHVCDIRDEEASKRTIAAILIQHGQIDGLVNNAGGQFPSPLRDITRKGWDAVIANNLTGGFLMARECFTQWMEANGGSIVNMIADMWWSMPGMGHSGAARAGMLNFTMTAAVEWAAAGVRVNAVAPGAIASSGLDTYSEPMKARLQEYWRHIPAKRLGTEAECSAAIVFLLSPAAAFISGSCLRIDGAQPNGKSIWPMPDHKKSRPFRGFPLERAPAYLEPREPKE, from the coding sequence GTGAAGTATGGATCCGTATTCCGTCCGGGCCTTTTTGCTGACCATCACTTCGTGATAACCGGCGGCGGCAGCGGGATCGGCCGTTGTACCGCGCACGAACTCGCCTCCTTGGGAGCGCACGTCGCCTTGGTAGGTCGTGATCCTGATCGGTTGATAGCCGTGGCCGCAGAGATCGAATCGACCGGAGCCATAGCCCCGACCACTCATGTCTGCGATATCCGCGACGAGGAAGCGTCAAAAAGAACGATTGCGGCAATTCTGATCCAACACGGCCAGATCGATGGTCTCGTGAACAATGCGGGCGGGCAGTTTCCCTCACCATTGAGGGATATAACTCGGAAGGGTTGGGACGCCGTCATTGCCAACAACCTGACCGGCGGCTTCTTGATGGCGCGGGAGTGCTTCACACAGTGGATGGAGGCAAACGGCGGCTCCATCGTCAATATGATCGCGGACATGTGGTGGTCGATGCCCGGAATGGGACATTCCGGAGCCGCGCGGGCGGGAATGCTGAATTTCACGATGACTGCTGCCGTGGAATGGGCCGCCGCTGGCGTGCGGGTCAACGCTGTCGCGCCTGGTGCAATCGCGTCGTCAGGGCTGGATACCTATTCGGAGCCAATGAAGGCTCGGCTGCAGGAGTACTGGCGGCATATCCCGGCAAAGCGACTTGGAACGGAGGCCGAGTGCTCCGCGGCGATTGTCTTTCTGCTTTCGCCGGCAGCTGCTTTCATCAGCGGCAGCTGTTTGCGTATCGATGGCGCTCAGCCGAACGGCAAGAGTATCTGGCCCATGCCGGACCACAAGAAGTCAAGGCCGTTCCGCGGCTTTCCGTTAGAACGTGCTCCGGCATATCTGGAGCCGCGTGAGCCTAAGGAATAA